The Psychrosphaera ytuae genome includes a region encoding these proteins:
- the prsT gene encoding XrtA/PEP-CTERM system TPR-repeat protein PrsT — MWDRLFSQVDIKIKLILLLGAIIPVHVLAIDSDYEKALQAYYQGDLQESFIHLKNTLKDDPRNLPAKVLLGKILTENGEFTPAFNIFQEALNQKADINLILEEYTSVLLFLGKYQDVIDINYSLLKTDALRFELLLAKGNAYNQLSLTQLAVDEFKKAIQLLPKNTRAMNALASMYIQQKRLDEANGLINDSLKISPNEPRTIHLFGQLQGQLGDKKAELEAFQKAVTIDNSDPFINRSLVGALIKNGMYADALTLAEEIIEQTPNDPRMKVLMSWLLSMNEKEELSKQLLEDVVTSLSLYDEESFINDPSLILINAISLINQQNWEAAQKELLKYLELTPNDVQAIHFLSEVYIQKGEFRESIDLLENHYSLVIKNKPLGFKLLNLYKENSTTYEFSRLLDQLYSEFPQDPSIALQQASLLSKRGRVRDAKEVLDSLPDESKRTQAYQLANGIIFLENGNLERAEDISKSLLENPDPSAEVHGFAGAVKIKRQSPAEAEVLLRKSLEQNPNAFEVRFNLATALRMQQKLTDAIQIIESLVAEKPENVSVKLIHAQTLSELGKKREAISVLESIEKAKLTDSSALLLFGLYNELNNFDGALKVVEILNNNSLYNRQFMFMKVETLVRLNRLDEAKKQLGILYGLAEDDGRLLYNVASWQRKIADYEGAELTHQKLSRLIPDNILVKTEYVRFLLSKGELDKAQILASNLIKESNGNANAYHVLGDVYLAQQQLTNASKQYWRAIEADSDFDLVVLKLVDLAKLGHDYAKTIKLLESKLDRDPQKLWVKQILADLYFSAGESKKADKYYSDLILLPSFNGNALIYNNLAILQLDYSPKLGLETAKTASELQPNNANIIDTLAWAHAMNGDYGQSLQLLRNAFAMDSSNLEIRYHLAFVLTELDRLVEAKIELDAILNSNPNDDLREKAMSLQARING, encoded by the coding sequence ATGTGGGATCGATTGTTTAGTCAGGTAGACATCAAAATTAAGTTAATTTTACTCTTGGGAGCAATTATCCCTGTACACGTTTTAGCAATAGATAGTGACTACGAAAAAGCGCTACAGGCATACTATCAAGGCGATTTGCAAGAAAGTTTTATACATTTAAAAAACACTCTTAAAGATGATCCTCGCAATCTTCCTGCAAAAGTCCTGTTGGGTAAAATATTGACGGAAAATGGTGAATTCACACCAGCTTTTAATATTTTTCAAGAAGCTCTAAATCAAAAAGCCGACATTAATCTTATCTTAGAAGAATATACGTCGGTATTGCTGTTTTTGGGAAAGTATCAAGACGTTATAGACATCAACTACTCCCTCTTGAAAACAGATGCACTTAGGTTTGAATTACTATTAGCAAAAGGTAATGCCTATAACCAATTATCACTTACTCAGCTCGCAGTTGATGAATTTAAAAAAGCGATCCAATTATTGCCTAAAAATACTAGAGCAATGAATGCGTTAGCTAGCATGTACATTCAGCAAAAGCGTTTAGATGAGGCGAATGGTTTAATAAATGATTCATTAAAAATATCGCCGAATGAGCCAAGAACAATTCATCTATTTGGACAATTGCAGGGTCAGCTTGGTGATAAAAAAGCTGAATTAGAGGCGTTTCAAAAAGCCGTCACCATCGACAACTCAGACCCATTTATAAACCGCTCATTAGTTGGTGCTTTAATTAAAAATGGAATGTATGCAGATGCGTTGACCCTCGCGGAAGAAATAATTGAACAAACCCCCAACGACCCTCGAATGAAGGTGTTGATGAGCTGGTTGTTGTCGATGAACGAAAAAGAAGAGTTATCAAAGCAGTTGTTAGAAGATGTTGTAACGTCTTTATCTTTGTATGATGAAGAGAGCTTTATCAACGACCCAAGTCTGATATTAATCAATGCAATTTCTTTAATTAACCAACAAAACTGGGAAGCTGCGCAAAAGGAATTGTTAAAATATTTAGAATTAACTCCAAATGATGTTCAAGCGATACATTTTTTATCAGAGGTTTATATCCAAAAAGGGGAGTTTAGAGAGTCTATTGACCTACTTGAAAACCACTATTCTCTGGTTATAAAAAATAAGCCGCTTGGTTTTAAACTACTTAATTTGTATAAAGAAAACTCAACAACGTATGAGTTTTCAAGATTACTTGACCAGTTATATTCAGAATTTCCTCAGGACCCGAGTATTGCCCTTCAACAAGCGTCTCTTCTATCAAAAAGAGGCCGTGTACGAGATGCAAAAGAGGTTTTGGATAGTCTTCCTGATGAGTCCAAACGCACCCAAGCATATCAATTAGCCAACGGTATCATATTTCTTGAAAATGGAAATTTGGAACGTGCAGAAGATATAAGTAAATCGTTATTGGAAAATCCTGACCCTAGTGCAGAAGTACATGGTTTCGCAGGGGCAGTAAAGATAAAACGTCAAAGCCCAGCTGAAGCGGAGGTTTTGCTTCGCAAATCATTGGAACAAAATCCTAATGCTTTTGAAGTTAGGTTCAATCTTGCGACTGCCTTAAGGATGCAGCAAAAGTTAACGGACGCAATACAAATTATCGAGTCTTTGGTGGCAGAGAAGCCAGAGAATGTGTCAGTTAAATTAATACACGCACAAACCTTAAGTGAATTGGGCAAAAAACGAGAGGCTATATCAGTATTAGAATCTATCGAGAAAGCGAAGCTCACAGATAGCAGTGCTTTGTTATTATTTGGCTTGTATAACGAGCTCAATAATTTTGATGGGGCGTTAAAGGTTGTTGAAATATTAAATAATAATAGCCTATACAATCGACAGTTCATGTTTATGAAAGTTGAAACATTAGTAAGGTTAAATAGATTAGATGAGGCCAAAAAACAGCTCGGTATCTTATACGGATTAGCGGAAGATGATGGGCGTTTATTATACAACGTTGCGTCATGGCAACGAAAAATCGCTGATTATGAAGGCGCGGAGTTGACTCATCAAAAGCTAAGTCGATTGATACCGGATAATATTCTAGTCAAAACGGAATATGTTCGTTTCTTATTGTCAAAAGGGGAATTAGATAAAGCTCAAATCTTAGCTTCTAATTTGATTAAAGAGTCCAATGGTAACGCGAACGCTTATCATGTACTTGGTGACGTATATTTAGCCCAACAGCAACTGACTAATGCAAGTAAGCAGTATTGGCGAGCCATCGAAGCAGACAGCGATTTTGACTTAGTAGTCTTGAAGTTAGTTGATTTGGCAAAGTTGGGTCATGACTATGCAAAAACCATCAAACTTTTAGAGTCAAAGTTAGATCGTGATCCTCAAAAGTTATGGGTTAAACAAATCTTAGCCGATCTTTACTTTAGTGCAGGCGAATCTAAAAAAGCGGATAAATATTATTCCGACCTAATCTTGCTTCCCAGTTTTAATGGTAACGCACTGATCTATAATAATTTAGCTATATTACAACTAGATTATTCACCTAAGCTAGGTTTAGAGACCGCAAAAACTGCAAGTGAGTTACAACCTAATAACGCAAACATCATCGATACGCTCGCTTGGGCACATGCAATGAACGGAGATTACGGGCAATCATTGCAACTATTGAGAAATGCTTTTGCGATGGACTCAAGTAACCTTGAAATTAGATACCATTTGGCGTTTGTACTGACAGAACTAGACCGTTTGGTTGAAGCCAAAATAGAACTCGATGCGATTCTTAATTCGAATCCTAATGATGATTTAAGAGAAAAAGCAATGTCACTTCAGGCTCGAATTAACGGATAA
- a CDS encoding MFS transporter, which translates to MQSDKLNSLEKRTAVSLASVFAIRMLGLFMLMPIMAIYGQDLEGVSPLWIGLAIGAYGLTQAMFQIPMGWLSDRYGRKRIIVVGLIIFAIGSVVAGLAEDVVTVTIGRAIQGMGAIASAVLALAADVTREEQRPKVMAVIGMCIGLSFSVALVLGPMVAESHGLSGVFMFTAVMAVVGILIVLTLVPNSYTRAKSSEVTASPKQVVSMLFDNQLLRLDFGVLVLHLTMTSMFIAVPLLLTKNGVGISEHWSIYLPVLLLSFIFMVPMIIIAAKKGQEKLFFQIGISMLVLASVVMAMNTDFWTIVVMLFIFFIGFNFLEASLPAHVSRLAPAGQKGTAMGVYSSSQFLGAFLGGISGGYIAESFGFSYLFASNAALALLWIAYASGMVLPQSSKRVSIPYEPETQTDTERLIEQISQCDGVVEATVVEDEYRIYLKVDKHGYDSDGVNQIVTQI; encoded by the coding sequence ATGCAGTCAGACAAACTTAATTCCCTTGAAAAACGCACTGCCGTATCACTTGCGTCGGTATTTGCGATCCGCATGCTGGGCCTGTTTATGCTAATGCCAATTATGGCAATTTACGGTCAGGACCTAGAAGGCGTTTCCCCATTGTGGATTGGTTTAGCCATTGGTGCTTACGGTTTAACTCAAGCTATGTTTCAAATCCCTATGGGTTGGTTATCAGACCGATATGGCCGTAAGCGTATCATCGTTGTCGGACTCATTATATTTGCTATAGGTAGTGTGGTCGCAGGGCTAGCAGAAGATGTGGTAACGGTGACCATTGGCCGTGCTATTCAAGGTATGGGTGCTATCGCAAGTGCAGTTTTGGCACTTGCTGCGGATGTTACTCGTGAAGAGCAAAGACCAAAAGTAATGGCGGTTATTGGTATGTGCATTGGACTGAGTTTTTCTGTTGCATTAGTACTAGGCCCGATGGTTGCTGAGAGTCATGGCTTGAGTGGGGTCTTTATGTTTACTGCGGTGATGGCGGTTGTCGGCATTCTAATCGTTTTGACTCTAGTTCCTAATTCTTATACCCGAGCAAAATCGAGTGAAGTTACAGCAAGCCCCAAACAAGTGGTATCCATGTTGTTTGACAACCAATTACTTAGACTTGATTTTGGGGTATTGGTGTTGCACTTAACGATGACGTCTATGTTTATCGCAGTCCCATTGCTTTTAACCAAAAATGGCGTGGGAATCTCTGAACACTGGAGTATATATTTACCTGTTCTTTTGTTGTCGTTCATCTTTATGGTGCCAATGATCATCATTGCGGCCAAAAAAGGCCAAGAAAAACTGTTCTTTCAAATCGGTATTTCAATGCTAGTGTTAGCCAGTGTTGTAATGGCAATGAATACAGATTTTTGGACGATTGTCGTCATGTTGTTCATATTTTTTATCGGTTTTAATTTCCTAGAGGCGAGTTTACCAGCGCATGTATCTCGACTTGCGCCTGCAGGTCAAAAAGGGACAGCAATGGGAGTCTATTCTAGCAGCCAGTTTTTAGGTGCTTTTTTAGGTGGTATCTCAGGCGGTTATATCGCAGAGTCTTTCGGCTTTAGTTATTTGTTTGCTAGCAATGCGGCGCTTGCGTTATTATGGATCGCATACGCATCGGGTATGGTATTGCCACAAAGCTCTAAGCGCGTTTCTATTCCCTACGAACCAGAAACTCAGACTGACACAGAGCGTTTAATCGAACAGATCAGTCAATGTGATGGCGTTGTTGAAGCAACAGTCGTAGAAGACGAATACCGAATTTACTTAAAAGTTGACAAACACGGTTACGACAGTGATGGTGTTAATCAAATAGTGACCCAAATTTAA
- the ssb gene encoding single-stranded DNA-binding protein, with protein MARGVNKVILIGTLGSDPEVRYMPNGNAVANISLATNESWKDKNTGQMQEKTEWHRVVVFGKLAEVAGEYLRKGSQVYFEGKLQTRKWQDQSTGQDKYTTEVVVDFGGQMQMLGGRSDNMGASNNNQFQKPASTPGGFAQPNQGMQNQAPQQAPQQAVAQPNQPYQSQQPQGGYQAQQNSGMQNSGMQNQAPAQAPAPSMDFDDDIPF; from the coding sequence ATGGCTCGTGGAGTCAATAAAGTAATTTTAATTGGAACATTAGGTTCTGATCCAGAAGTCAGATACATGCCAAATGGCAACGCGGTAGCAAATATTAGCCTTGCGACTAACGAAAGCTGGAAAGATAAAAATACTGGCCAAATGCAAGAAAAAACAGAATGGCACCGTGTTGTTGTGTTTGGAAAACTTGCAGAGGTAGCTGGTGAGTACTTACGTAAAGGCTCACAAGTGTACTTTGAAGGTAAATTGCAAACGCGTAAATGGCAGGATCAATCTACAGGCCAAGACAAGTACACAACAGAAGTGGTTGTAGATTTTGGTGGTCAGATGCAAATGTTAGGTGGTCGCTCTGATAACATGGGTGCATCAAATAACAACCAATTCCAGAAACCAGCAAGCACTCCTGGTGGTTTTGCACAGCCTAACCAAGGCATGCAGAATCAAGCTCCGCAACAGGCTCCTCAACAAGCAGTGGCTCAACCAAATCAACCTTATCAGAGCCAACAGCCTCAAGGTGGATATCAAGCACAGCAAAATTCAGGCATGCAAAACTCAGGTATGCAAAATCAAGCACCGGCTCAAGCACCTGCACCGAGCATGGACTTTGACGACGATATTCCATTCTAA